Below is a genomic region from Insulibacter thermoxylanivorax.
CTTGCTTCCCAGATGTAACCATTGTGGACGACGCGCTCACCCGGATTGTAAGGTCTGATCGCAAACCAGTCACGAATCTCACCGAAGCGGTTTGGATCCCCAGGGAAGCCTGGTTCAGGTTTCGAAGGATACGCAGGATTGATAGTGAGATTGACGTCCATCACTTGATAGAATGCGTTCGGCGTATCGAAGATATCCCATACTCCGACGATGACATGATAGCCCTCGCGATCGTTCGGAATGAAGCAATCGTGGTACACATCCATCGGCGGAAGGGCACTGTTGTCCTCGTATCTGCAGAACAATTCAAGATCTGAACGCTTCAAGGGCTCGTTCGGATCCCAGCCCTCTCTCGTAATATAGTAATCCCAGTAGTCCGTGCTGTGGTTAGCGACCATTCGCCAATGGAAGGTATAAGGTCCGCCTGTCATCTCGACCTTATGCCAGCGATCAAAGGACTGCTCGTCCAATTCTAGGAAAACGGAACCGCTTGCAATCTGACCATCGGGTACACCGCCGTTAGGGAAATTCCCGGGGCCTTCGATGCTCCACGGCTCATACATCACTCGCCCGCAATCCGTATTGATCCCCCTGTAGCAGAGATCGGAGCGGCTGTCCATAATCCAGCCATGCGCGCTCGCGCGATCTGCCGTCAGGATGGAACAGATGATGATCAATAACAACGTACCTGCAATGAATAATAACGCCTTGGGTATAGAAAGCTTTCTAGTTTCTAAAACTTGATCCGCCGTCATCGTATTTCCTCCTCTTCAATCTTTGCTTTCTCAGATCATTCCTGCCCTTACCGATCCGCTTCCCTTCAACTGCCGAAAGCCATTCCCCCTTTCCTAAAGCTGGGTACAGGCAGGGTTGATTATCTAATCATTAATACGAATGTGTATCTTAGAATTAGGGGGTCATCACAAATAATTTTTTTCAGCATTTATAGGTTGCTATGCAACTCATATCCCTTACCCTCTCGACCGCAGAATACAAAAAAAAGCACTCCCCGCCTTTAACCTGCGAGAAGTGCTTTGGTTCGATGTCATGCAGCCGTCCACGTTCGATGCGGCTCACCCCTCCGCGCGTTTGCGCCCATAGAATCTCCTGTGCAGTTCACGGATCTCTTCCGTAAATTCCGGTACAGGACCGATGATTTCTGTCTCGGTGATCACTTCTTGGATCAGCAATGTCCGCACCCGCGGCGGCTTGACTCCGAACTCCTGCAGCCATTCCGCCAATTGGCTGGAGGAAGCAGCATAGACGATCCTGCCAAGTTTAACCCAGCCGTGAGCTGCAGCACACATCGGACAATGTTCACCGGATGTATAAACGGTCGTTTGTGCACGTTCCTCCGGACTCAGGTGATTGGCTGCCCATCGCGCCAGTTCGAATTCCGGATGCCGCGTATGATCCCCGCTGGCCACGCGATTATGATCCTCCATCAGGACCTCTCCGCCGGCCGATACCAATACCGAACCAAAAAGGTTCATGTTGACTTATCTAAGGGACCCGGCGGAGATCGAGCATTCCGATTACATCAAATATACGTTTTATGAACTTGACGCGAATCATCAACCGCGTTCTGTTGGATCTGTTAGGGGAACAAGCAATTGGAATCTTAACTTGCCGGACTATACCAAACAGTTAGGTTATGGTACGAGTAAATTATTCGAGAAAGAGAAGAAGATGACTCCAGAAGATTTTGCCGGTTCTTACTTGGAAATCGAATGGACGAATCATCGCGGTGAACTTAATAAAGATATTATTCATCTTGAGATATATGAAGTGATTCAGAACCCCAATACAAAGCATTAAGCTGACCCTTGCGGATCAGCCGGCCTCCATAACACAAGAAGCCGACCCAAAGGTCGACTTCTTCTATGGAGCCAAGGGGGATCGAACCCCTGACCTCATCACTGCCAGCGATGCGCTCTCCCAGCTGAGCTATGGCCCCACGGTATGGAATTCTGAATCAAACATTATTGATTATATATCATCTCGCCAAACTTATCAAGCGTTTAACGGCCTATAATATGTGGCAAACCAATGACATTGGATATGCAATTCTCAATGAATATCAGTAGTCAATCTTGACTATTCAATAATGATTATAATAAACTAAGAACCGACATATGAGAAAGGTCACATGATCCCAAACGAAATTATGCCGAACTACAAATAGAAAGGGGAATAACTTGGAACGCGAATTATTGGTCCTGGGGCTGCTCATGTCACAAAGCCAGCATGGCTATCAGATCAACGAGTTCATTGACCGCAATCTAGGTCGGGTCTCCAATATGAAAAAAGCAACAGCTTATGCCATCTTGAAGCGTTTGGAGAAAGAAGGCAAAGTGGTCTCCACTGTCAGCCAAGAGGGCAACAGGCCGAAGAAGCAAGTCTATACGATTACTGAACAAGGCAGAGAAGCCTTTCGAACCTTGCTGCGACGTATACTTACGAGCCCTGAAATGACGGTTCCTGAAGGCAATATTGGGATCATGTTCCTGGATTATTTGTCTTTAGCTGACGTTGTGGAGTGTCTGAATCAAAGGCTGCACAAGATCGAAGAGAAGTTAAAGGTCTACGCCAACATACCGAAACATAGTAATCAGCATGGATTAGGCGTGGACTTGGCCATTGACCATCGCATAACGCTGATGACCGCAGATCGAGATTGGCTTCTTAGAACCATCGATATACTGCGTCAGAAGATGACGAACGCATGATGCTGCGCATCGCTTTTTCAATCATTTTTCTCGCTAACACTGATAACAAAAATACAGGAGGTAAAGTCGATGTATAATTGGATGTTTTTTATTCACTTGGCCAGCTTGGCGACTTGGTTTGGAGTCACGTTGATGGGGATGATCATGCTGCTTTCCGTAAAGAGCAAACTCGCTGAGAATCATGCGAGCCTTTCTTCAGTAACTTTGTCCGTGCTGAGAAATATCAATCGCATTACACATCCAGCAGCTTTTTTGGTGCTGGCAAGCGGTCTTTACATGATCATGCAGTGGAACCGTGACGGCATGCCGTTCTGGCTGGCATTTATGGAACAAGCCGGCGGGCTGGTTATCATTCTATTCATGATTCTGTTGTCGATATTTGGAGCTAGAATGAAGAAGAGTTTGGCGGGAAGCAACGGCGCTGCAGCTGCAAAGAGCATCAGCATCTATGCGTGGGTGGCGGCAATCTTCTTGCTGGCGATTCTGGTTGTCACTCTGGTCGTAAGTCTAAAGCTGTAATGTTACATGTTACAACCACAACTCCTTACCGGGTTTGTGGTTGTTTGATTCCATATAAAGAACAGCAGCTCTCGATGCAAAGTCACTGGACTTGAATGGTGAGCCAGCTTTTTTATACGAATTTTAGGATAAAACCCTATAACGTATGCGCCAAAATTAGCGTTTTGTACGATTTTTAGCACAAAGTTCAACAGTTTACTGTCCATCGGGCTGCTTTTATACGAAATTTCGGATAAAACTTCCAATTGGGCAACTTCAACGTTGACTTTTATCCGATTTTTAGGTCATAAATCCCCAGAGTCCACAGAACACCCTTCAGAAACCTTCCGATCACTGGACAGAATCCTCGACTATTCCCATAATGGGAATGGGAGGAGAGTCAAGATGTCGATATTAAAAAATGATTGGGCTGATATCCTAAATGAAGAATTCGAAAAACCTTACTACCAGCAATTAAGAAAATTCCTCATTCACGAGTACCGGACACAAACGGTCTATCCTAATATGTATGATATCTTCAATGCCCTGCATTATACGCCGTACTCCAAAGTGAAAGCTGTGATCCTCGGACAAGATCCGTATCACGGTCCAGGACAAGCCCATGGGCTCAGTTTCTCCGTTCAGCCGGGAGTCGCACCGCCTCCTTCCCTGCAGAATATCTTCAAAGAATTGCATGATGACTTGGGCTGTACGATACCGAATCATGGATGCCTCGTTCATTGGGCGGAACAAGGGGTGCTGCTGCTGAACACCGTATTAACCGTCCGCGCCCACTCGCCCAATTCCCATCGTGACCGAGGCTGGGAGCAATTCACCGACCGGATCATTCAGGCGCTTAACGATAAGGAGCATCCCGTGGTGTTCTTCCTGTGGGGAAGCCATGCGCAGAAGAAAGCTGCGCTCATCACCAACCCGCATCATCTGCTGATTCGTTCACCGCATCCAAGTCCGCTGTCCGCTTACAGAGGATTCTTCGGCAGCCGGCCGTTCTCCAAAGCGAATCAATTCCTAAGATCCGTCGGTCTTGAAGAGATCGATTGGCAGCTGCCGCTGGATCCCCCCGCTGCTGTTCAGCAACCGGGAAGAAGGTCTGGAACCTGAAAAGCGATATTGAAAAAGGCACCCTGTTGCTTACGGAACAGAGGTGCCTTATTTCATGCTTTTGCCCGGTTATCCGCAGGTTAACGGAACAAGGATCACTTATTGCTTCAAAACAAGCGCCATTCCCATCATTCAGTCGAACATAACGAATCTCAGTTCCCTTAGGAACGAGAAAAGGCTGTTTTCGGCTAAATAGCGGATTGGTGTTCCGTTAAGGTCGATAAGTTCGTAATAATCAACCTGAAAACGGGGCATGCTGATGTTAATGTGATGGTAACGATTATTCCTCTTGGGCTTCGTCTTCATCCTTCGTTTCATCATAACCGCTTCGAGACAGCAAAGCTTTGAGTTCTTTCATGAACATATTAATGTCCTTGAATTGCCGGTACACGGAAGCAAATCGAACATAAGCCACTTCATCCACCGGATACAACTGTTCCATCACGAGTTCTCCGATCATCCGGCTGTCGATCTCCGTGTTCGCAGTATTCCGCAGCTGTTGTTCTACCTCCGAAACGATGCGTTCCAACCGTTCCACGGATACGGGACGCTTCTCACATGCTCTCAGCAAACCGCGTAAGATTTTGTCCCGATTGAACTCCTCGCGGCTGCCATCCTTCTTAATCACGACCAAAGGCGTCTCCTCAACCATCTCAAACGTCGTAAAGCGCTTCGCACAGAGCTCGCATTCACGCCGTCTGCGAATCGAACGGTTATCATTCGCCGGGCGCGAATCCAGCACTTTCGTTCCGAAATGATCGCAAAATGGGCATCTCATAACCTCACCACCATCCATACATTACCTGAATACGGGGCCATACACCGCTGCATAATAGGATTACACTCAACAAGGAGGTGAACATTCAATGGCTCAAGGACAATCTCGCAGCAGCAACGTACTTGTCGTACCACAAGCTACTGCAGCACTGGACCAATTAAAATATGAAGTTGCTCAAGAGTTGGGTATTCAAATTCCTCAAGACGGTTATATGGGTCACATGGCGACTCGCGACAC
It encodes:
- a CDS encoding lytic polysaccharide monooxygenase; translation: MTADQVLETRKLSIPKALLFIAGTLLLIIICSILTADRASAHGWIMDSRSDLCYRGINTDCGRVMYEPWSIEGPGNFPNGGVPDGQIASGSVFLELDEQSFDRWHKVEMTGGPYTFHWRMVANHSTDYWDYYITREGWDPNEPLKRSDLELFCRYEDNSALPPMDVYHDCFIPNDREGYHVIVGVWDIFDTPNAFYQVMDVNLTINPAYPSKPEPGFPGDPNRFGEIRDWFAIRPYNPGERVVHNGYIWEARWWTQGQEPGTHEVWLLIGEAPDGPGSPDPGQPGEPGEPGE
- a CDS encoding PadR family transcriptional regulator produces the protein MERELLVLGLLMSQSQHGYQINEFIDRNLGRVSNMKKATAYAILKRLEKEGKVVSTVSQEGNRPKKQVYTITEQGREAFRTLLRRILTSPEMTVPEGNIGIMFLDYLSLADVVECLNQRLHKIEEKLKVYANIPKHSNQHGLGVDLAIDHRITLMTADRDWLLRTIDILRQKMTNA
- a CDS encoding uracil-DNA glycosylase, with translation MSILKNDWADILNEEFEKPYYQQLRKFLIHEYRTQTVYPNMYDIFNALHYTPYSKVKAVILGQDPYHGPGQAHGLSFSVQPGVAPPPSLQNIFKELHDDLGCTIPNHGCLVHWAEQGVLLLNTVLTVRAHSPNSHRDRGWEQFTDRIIQALNDKEHPVVFFLWGSHAQKKAALITNPHHLLIRSPHPSPLSAYRGFFGSRPFSKANQFLRSVGLEEIDWQLPLDPPAAVQQPGRRSGT
- the nrdR gene encoding transcriptional regulator NrdR, producing MRCPFCDHFGTKVLDSRPANDNRSIRRRRECELCAKRFTTFEMVEETPLVVIKKDGSREEFNRDKILRGLLRACEKRPVSVERLERIVSEVEQQLRNTANTEIDSRMIGELVMEQLYPVDEVAYVRFASVYRQFKDINMFMKELKALLSRSGYDETKDEDEAQEE
- a CDS encoding alpha/beta-type small acid-soluble spore protein encodes the protein MAQGQSRSSNVLVVPQATAALDQLKYEVAQELGIQIPQDGYMGHMATRDTGAIGGHITRRLVQIAEQQLAGQFK